A stretch of Malassezia japonica chromosome 6, complete sequence DNA encodes these proteins:
- the MCM2 gene encoding DNA helicase (EggNog:ENOG503NVM8; COG:L) has protein sequence MSSDQDASHRKRRRSTSRGPLDPSSPWGASGESDGGHERASSIPPSSLPTSSPPGAMSDLTDGEEAEDRSVIDEGDVRDLDDEADDDEGEDLFGDQMERDYEANAELDRYDSEGMDEAFQGAMSADARQLAEMRMARRDRAEGVGRISRRAPVFLQSDDESEDGVLRRRRRRHYDEAPDEEAMADDLPIEQLGDVKADSIAAWVATENVRRTIVREFRNFLVTYVDEQGVSVYGQRIKQLGELNLESLEISFLQLVDAKAILAYFLANSPASILPIFDEVAFDVVLLYYPSYDRIHPEIHVRVADLPTSLTLRDLRQSNLNSLVRVSGVVTRRSGVFPQLKYVKFDCLSCGEVLGPFWQDSNQEVKVSFCSNCSRRGPFRVNSEQTVYRNYQKMTLQESPGSVPPGRLPRHREVILLWDLVDAVKPGEEIEVTGIYRNNFDAALNTKNGFPVFATVIEANHIAKRDDAYAAFRLTEDDEQAIRALARDDRIGKRIIKSMAPSIYGHQSVKTAIALSLFGGVSKDVGGKHRIRGDINVLLLGDPGTAKSQFLKYVEKTASRAVFATGQGASAVGLTASVRRDPVTREWTLEGGALVLADKGVCLIDEFDKMNDADRTSIHEAMEQQSISISKAGIITSLQARCAIVAAANPIRGRYNPTIPFSQNVELTEPILSRFDVLCVVKDTVDPVQDEMLARFVVSSHLRAHPLFDDEVDEQRVATSWDADIIPQDMLRKYITYARDRIKPRLDALDEERLSRLYVDLRRESLNTGSYPITVRHLESMIRMAEASAKMHLRDYVRSDDIDLAIRATVESFVSAQKMSIKRTLERGFRKYIHQARDHDELLSFLLGGIVKDKMRFSQYGHRRREADAPFTITVSLAELESRAKELDIFDVRPFLLSRVFKANGYVWNESQGTIAKRFGPADER, from the exons ATG TCTTCCGACCAGGACGCTAGTCACAGAAAACGGCGACGCTCAACGTCGCGCGGTCCTCTCGACCCCTCGTCGCCCTGGGGCGCGTCCGGAGAAAGCGATGGCGGCCACGaacgcgcctcgtcgattccgccgtcgtcgctgccgacTTCGAGTCCGCCCGGCGCGATGTCGGACCTGACGGATGGcgaagaggccgaggaccgTAGTGTAAtcgacgagggcgacgtgcgcgacctcgacgacgaggctgacgacgacgagggcgaggaccTCTTTGGCGACCAGATGGAGCG TGATTACGAGGCGAATGCAGAACTCGACCGATACGACTCGGAAGGGATGGACGAAGCGTTCCAAGGCGCGATGAGTGCGGATGCCCGCCAGCTGGCCGAGATGCgcatggcgcgccgcgaccgtgCCGAGGGTGTCGGGCGCATCTCACGTCGTGCGCCCGTCTTTTTGcagagcgacgacgagagcgaggacggggtgctgcgccgccggcgccgccgccactatgacgaggcgccggatGAGGAGGCGATGGCCGATGACTTGCcgatcgagcagctcggcgacgtcaAGGCAGACAGCATCGCGGCGTGGGTCGCGACGGAAAATGTGCGCCGGACGATCGTGCGCGAGTTCCGCAACTTTCTGGTGACGTACGTCGACGAACAGGGTGTGAGTGTGTACGGCCAGCGCATCAAGCAGCTCGGTGAGCTGAacctcgagtcgctcgagatTTCTttcctgcagctcgtcgacgccaAGGCGATTCTGGCCTACTTTTTGGCCAACTCGCCAGCAAGCATCCTGCCCATCTTTGACGAGGTCGCATTCGATGTCGTGCTCTTGTACTACCCGTCGTACGACCGCATCCATCCAGAGATCCACGTGCGTGTGGCCGACCTGCCCACGTCGCTCACGCTGCGTGATCTGCGCCAGAGCAACCTGAACTCGCTCGTGCGTGTGAGCGGCGTAGTAacgcgccgctccggcGTCTTTCCCCAGCTCAAATACGTCAAGTTTGACTGCTTGAGCTGCGGCGAAGTCCTCGGGCCTTTTTGGCAGGACTCGAACCAGGAAGTGAAGGTGAGCTTCTGCAGCAactgctcgcgccgcggcccttTCCGCGTGAACTCGGAACAGACCGTCTACCGCAACTACCAAAAAATGACTCTGCAAGAGTCGCCCGGAAGCGTGCCGCCcggccgcctgccgcgccaTCGCGAGGTGATCCTGCTCTGGGATCTGGTCGATGCGGTCAAGCCCGGCGAGGAGATCGAAGTCACGGGCATCTACCGCAACAACTttgacgcggcgctcaacACCAAGAACGGGTTCCCGGTGTTTGCGACAGTCATTGAAGCAAACCACATTGCCAAACGCGATGATGCGTATGCCGCCTTCCGGCTCACCGAAGACGATGAGCAAGCGATtcgtgcgctggcgcgcgacgaccggATCGGCAAGCGCATCATCAAGAGTATGGCGCCGAGTATCTATGGCCACCAGAGCGTCAAGACGGCTATTGCGCTGAGTCTCTTTGGCGGTGTGTCGAaggacgtcggcggcaaGCACCGCATCCGTGGCGATATTAATGTGCTCCTGCTCGGTGACCCCGGTACGGCCAAGTCGCAGTTCCTCAAGTACGTCGAAAAgacggcgagccgcgcagTGTTTGCAACCGGTCAAGGTGCCTCTGCTGTCGGTCTCACGGCGAGCGTACGCCGCGACCCCGTCACGCGCGAGTGGACGCTCGAGGGCGGTGCGCTGGTGCTCGCCGACAAGGGCGTGTGCCTTATCGACGAGTTTGACAAGATGAACGACGCGGACCGCACGTCGATCCACGAGGCGATGGAGCAGCAGAGCATTTCGATCTCCAAAGCAGGCATCATTACCAGCCTGCAGGCGCGCTGTGCgatcgtcgccgcggcgaatCCGATCCGCGGACGCTACAACCCCACGATCCCCTTTAGCCAGAACGTGGAGCTGACCGAGCCGATCCTGTCGCGTTTCGACGTGCTATGTGTGGTGAAGGATACGGTCGACCCTGTCCAGGACGAGATGCTTGCGCGGTTCGTCGTGAGCTCGcacctgcgtgcgcacccCCTCTTTGATGACGAGGtggacgagcagcgcgtcgcgacgtcTTGGGATGCGGACATCATTCCGCAGGACATGCTGCGCAAGTACATTACCTatgcgcgcgaccgcatcaagccgcgcctcgacgcgctggacgaggagcgcctctCGCGGCTCTATGTCGACCTCCGCCGCGAGAGTCTCAACACCGGCTCCTACCCCATCACCGTGCGCCATCTCGAGAGCATGATCCGTATGGCCGAGGCGAGTGCCAAGATGCACCTGCGCGACTATGTGCGTTCCGACGACATCGACCTCGCGATCCGCGCGACGGTCGAGAGTTTCGTGAGCGCGCAAAAGATGAGCATCAAGCGTacgctcgagcgtggcTTCCGCAAGTACATCCaccaggcgcgcgaccacgacgagctgctttCTTTCCTTTTGGGCGGTATTGTCAAGGACAAGATGCGCTTTTCGCAGTACGgccaccggcgccgcgaggccgatGCGCCCTTTACTATCACCGTCtccctcgccgagctcgagtcgcGGGCCAAGGAGCTGGATATCTTTGACGTGCGTCCGTTCCTGCTCAGCCGCGTGTTCAAAGCGAACGGGTACGTCTGGAACGAGAGCCAAGGCACGATCGCCAAGCGCTTTGGTcccgccgacgagcgctaG
- a CDS encoding uncharacterized protein (EggNog:ENOG503P7HI; COG:S), whose translation MAFGQKAGTGRPRGRPPKDPQLRAQYDEQVRGYSSDSKARKIDSFDSPRGSVLDVQLAHQNAEDLDGVLQDLRARYEKGIDDRVAEAVREREAIQAQFDRLKELRVTQSEKTLAEVKKASDARIRHMADTAKGWKQRAEHAEHRLTELEEHGGGGEPSGRVKQLEDQLAALQRELASVQDEREALATQSKAPRASDDDLAIRRLYEDLTGFTVTEVERAEPGSDFRRFHLLFSGANYHELQCTLEETQQRIGSHPARSTSTAEVRNDLIYIPYLDDERDAALLASTRVPDHFLQQIKFDRAVTTNFLATLLQALRK comes from the exons ATGGCCTTTGGACAGAAAGCGGGGAccgggcggccgcgcgggcGCCCGCCAAAGGACCCCcagctgcgcgcgcagTATGACGAGCAGGTCCGTGGGTACAGTTCGGATagcaaggcgcgcaagaTCGACAGTTTCGACTCGCCGCGTGgcagcgtgctcgacgtgcagctcgcgcaccagAATGCGGaggacctcgacggcgtgctccAAGACCTCCGTGCGCGGTACGAGAAAGGGATCGACGACCGTGTCGCCGAGGCTGTGcgtgagcgcgaggcgatccAGGCGCAGTTTGACCGCctcaaggagctgcgcgtgACGCAGAGCGAAAAGACCCTCGCCGAAGTCAAGaaggcgagcgacgcgcggaTACGGC ACATGGCCGATACCGCGAAAGGGTGGAaacagcgcgccgagcacgccgagcaccgcctcaccgagctcgaggagcacggcggAGGGGgcgagccgagcggccgtgtgaagcagctcgaggaccagctcgcggcgctccagcgcgagctcgcatCGGTCCaagacgagcgcgaggcactTGCGACGCAGTCCAAAGCCCCCCGCGcgtccgacgacgacctggCGATCCGGCGCCTGTACGAAGACCTCACCGGCTTCACCGTGACCGAGgtggagcgcgccgagcccggGAGCGACTTTCGGCGCTTCCACCTGCTCTTTTCGGGTGCCAACTACcacg AATTGCAATGCACGCTCGAAGagacgcagcagcgcattgGCTCGCATCCAGCACGGTCCACCTCCacggccgaggtgcgcaacGACCTCATCTATATTCCCTACTTGGACGACgaacgcgacgcggcgctgctggcctCGACACGCGTCCCGGACCACTTTTTGCAGCAGATCAAGTTCGATCGTGCTGTCACTACGAATTTCCTCGCCACACTGCTTCAAGCACTCCGGAAGTAG
- the UBC6 gene encoding E2 ubiquitin-conjugating enzyme (COG:O; TransMembrane:1 (o228-246i); EggNog:ENOG503NVE0) translates to MATKAASKRLGKEAVLMEKDPPPLCYARPREDNILEWHFILRGPPGTPFEGGEYWGQLLFPGDYPFKPPGIKVQTPSGRFQPDTKICTSMSDFHPGSWNPAWSVSSILVGLLSFMCTDELTTGSVMMSSRERRLLAAQSHAYNIRQRRFTQLFPEYVGPMAKDLPNMSRPANMPAAAAKAPEAKAPAPTAAQEPAPEPAPEPAQEPSEAQDTLRENREAHDAPRSYRGLAWTAGVVLLALFSAKVIEKLAK, encoded by the exons ATGGCGACCAAGGCCGCTTCGAAGCGC ctcggcaaggaggcCGTGTTGATGGAAAAGGACCCGCCGCCGCTATGCTatgctcggccgcgcgaaGATAATATTTTGGAATG GCACTTTATCCTCCGGGGGCCGCCAGGCACGCCGTTCGAAGGGGGGGAGTACTGGGGCCAGCTGCTCTTTCCGGGCGACTACCCGTTCAAGCCGCC GGGCATCAAGGTGcagacgccgagcggccgctTCCAGCCGGACACCAAGATCTGCACG TCCATGAGCGACTTCCACCCCGGCAGCTGGAATCCGGCGTGGTCGGTGTCGAGCAT cctcgtcggcctttTGTCGTTTATGTGCACCGATGAACTCACCACGGGCTCGGTCATGATgtcgtcgcgcgagcgccgcctgctcgccgcacAGTCGCACGCATACAATatccgccagcgccgcttTACGCAGCTCTTTCCCGAGTACGTCGGGCCGATGGCCAAGGACCTGCCCAACATGTCGCGCCCGGCCAACatgccggcggcggccgccaaggcgcccgaggccaaagcaccggcgcccaccgccgcgcaagAGCCCGCGCCAGAGCCCGCGCCAGAGCCCGCGCAAgagccgagcgaggcgcaggacacgctgcgcgagaaccgcgaggcgcatgatgcgccgcgcagctaCCGCGGCCTGGCATGGACCGCCGGCGTGGTtctcctcgcgctcttcTCGGCCAAGGTGATTGAGAAGCTCGCCAAGTAG
- a CDS encoding uncharacterized protein (EggNog:ENOG503PAZE; COG:T), which produces MACLAAALLEHGTASSGGGKLPQGKQLAVVEGSIVQSALGVLREMIARGEERGNVAILACFRATPDVLGARESRTIKVMDMSRMPGTSLAEIRAHLDTLIGQVPPSRTSFYVDSIEGLLEASGASVAETYRFLSGTLARLPMYARLVVGSDVDASRDAQGVCAALTSPQFWNGQEPDELGSGNQWSHATLRARLHPPALVRHLYSSYGLVPPTSGAALYRAAHADAGTSTQSVSDDRKADARFWSVLHSVAGRGPFGLDDDRGWWSAVRAPASRLQAMEAPAPPLGPVLFAEEALGLHSDTADAYSTGYGYLEVRAALSTGKHVEELAALAYGPQRRLKLHALDMDTSNVQVAAPAADPHASLVQQLPFNLNETPQQRERREQVSLPYAYQLHDTPAPESAWRGSTGQSAIFFEPESEDDEDDEDPDDDLDV; this is translated from the exons ATGGCGTgtctcgccgcggcgctgctcgagcacggcacGGCGTCGAGTGGGGGCGGGAAGCTGCCGCAAGGCAAGCAGCTTGCGGTGGTCGAGGGAAGTATCGTGCAGTCGGCGCTtggcgtcctgcgcgagatgATTGCACGGGGGGAGGAGAG GGGAAACGTTGCGATCCTCGCGTGCTTTCGCGCGACACCGGACGTGCTAGGAGCGAGGGAGTCGCGCACGATCAAGGTGATGGACATGTCGCGCATGCCGGGCACGTccctcgccgagatccgcgcgcacctcgacacACTCATTGGGCAAG TGCCGCCCTCCCGCACGAGCTTCTACGTGGACTCGATCGagggcctgctcgaggcgtccggcgcgagTGTCGCCGAGACGTACCGCTTCCTCTCTGGTACcctggcgcgcctgccgatgtatgcacgcctcgtcgtcggcagcgacgtcgacgccagccgcgacgcgcagggCGTGTGTGCTGCGCTCACCTCGCCACAGTTCTGGAATGGGCAGGAGCCAGACGAACTGGGATCGGGCAACCAGTGGTCGCACGCAAcgctccgtgcgcggctgcatccgccggcgctcgtgcgccatCTCTACTCGTCCTATGGCCTTGTGCCCCCCacgtccggcgccgcgctgtaccgcgcggcgcacgccgacgctggCACAAGCACCCAGAGTGTGTCGGACGACCGCAAAGCCGATGCGCGCTTCTGGAGCGTGCTCCAcagcgtcgccggccgcggcccgtttggcctcgacgacgaccgcggCTGGTGgagcgcggtgcgtgcgcctgcgtcgcgcctGCAGGCGATGGAggcacctgcgccgccgctcgggcCGGTGCTCTTTGCGGAGGAGGCGCTTGGTCTGCACAGCGACACGGCCGATGCGTACAGCACCGGCTACGGCTACCTCGAGgtccgtgcggcgctgtcCACCGGCAAGCACGTCGAAGagctggcggcgctcgcgtacGGCCCCCAGCGGCGCCTGAagctgcatgcgctcgacatGGATACGTCGAACGTGCaggtcgctgcgccggcggcggatccgcacgcgtcgctcgtgcagcagctcccCTTTAATCTGAACGAgacgccgcagcagcgcgagcgccgcgagcaggtCTCGCTGCCGTACGCCTACCAGCTGCACGACACGCCAGCGCCGGAATCCGCGTGGCGTGGATCGACTGGGCAGAGTGCAATCTTTTTCGAGCCCGAGtcggaggacgacgaggacgacgaggacccCGACGACGACTTGGACGTCTAG
- a CDS encoding uncharacterized protein (COG:Q; TransMembrane:14 (i662-686o698-719i740-764o776-796i803-825o831-851i914-931o1342-1360i1372-1390o1410-1440i1452-1473o1479-1501i1513-1532o1613-1634i); EggNog:ENOG503NTZE) yields the protein MSEHPVPAIPDAGIASRREGEAHSAPSDLAPPIVSGNVLPEHEDAVHSTEHTSYNFPAAESTTSHYTAAHSNDTHYTEAEPTLNNTEREQLETETRAAHNLPAPIVFSDLYSTQGAASNVTQLPDGTREAENNGYTSLAYSIPADTEIRAAPETTHVEGVAPALPSHTAPLVDAHHDRPVDFLPESQVQSRIPFDTLDPEGARELSDRISDTERTLQREEADGGDPEKQSWGTADPFDTENRFSLEQFLREQLEARRERGKDPRQMGLAFRNLNVTGYGIGAKFNSTLGSVLSAPVRMITDFKGIFKKDVKHILKGIDGCVKPGEMLLVLGRPGSGSTTLLKSLCSYRDGYRSIEGEVLYEGFDHKAIDHALRGEVVYAPEDDVHFGTLSVKNTLDFAAASRTPRSEFRVTGDAKDSRRSYIGMVTEVIATVLGLRHTYNTKVGNDLIRGVSGGERKRVSIGEVLASHARIIMFDNSSRGLDSSTALEFIQALRITTDVGNTTTISSIYQAGESLSNLFDKVIVLNKGHCAYFGPMHKAADYFKSIGYLPHERQTTSDFLVGCTDPVGRRLNPDFKEIPLSGAQQAAAFRASEIGRANRAEVDAYMAEMQQHSSKESRNEYVSDVREQRTRRARKGSRYMLSWPQQVRLAIKRRAQIAWGDAGTAIIMACASLFQALIIGSVYYNMQDNTSALFSRSGVIFFALLYNSFSAMAEVPNSYAQRPVVIRQQRFGMLHPSADAIGNALLDIPVRSLSMTAFVVVLYFLSNLSRDAGKFFIFYFTTMLITFTMVAFFRMVTSITRSVAIATMVAGLVVIDCALYAGYAIPRPSMVIWWRWLSYCNPISFGFEVLMTNEYRGKVMKCTPNQTFPPRPDAQPENQVCAVAGAKPGQLNLNASDYAFAQYGYKWESAHRNVGIIIGFWIFFLILYMIGSEFQTDPAASGGVMVFKRGTISRSELEEAEARAESAIPVDSTVDSETLDKQQSEKFKGMLDVSDETFSWEHVNFDVMIKGNPRRLLNDVSGFVAPGKMTALMGESGAGKTTLLNVLAQRSDVGVVGGDFFVNGRDLPRSFQADTGYCQQQDVHLAQQTVREALQFSAMLRQSRETPKEDRLAYVETVIELLEMQSFSEALVGEVAEGLNVEQRKRLTIGVELAAKPSLLLFLDEPTSGLDAQAAWSIVRFLKKLANEGQAILCTIHQPSGELFNQFDRLLLLQKGGKTAYFGELGENSMTLIKYFEERSGVKCEENANPAEYMLDVIGAGATATTDKDWYQLYRESPQYAEMQEQLKRIAALKHNDQGISKEESARMNREYAQPFMVQLSRVTRRVFLAYWRDPTYLGAKLFLNIFGGLFIGSSFWGQGQKYSSAALQNKLFATFMSLVLSTSLSQQLQPVFLVYRNIFEVRERPSKLYSWPVFLIGCALVEIPWNILGGTLFWVPWYFMVGFGNEGTRAGYSWGLYMLFQLYFCGFAQAVATVAPNAMIASILFSTFFSFVIVFCGVVQPPPQLPYFWRKWMYPLSPFTYIVEGMLGNAVHDKPVICEPRELNMVIPPPGQSCDSYLQPFSYPLDVTPPNPNSMGYYVQRPDGNCDVCSMRRGEDYLRSIEMNSDNRFRDLGILCAYIAFNFALIFFMYYIFRVHRWKSNKIKPPKEKKSKGKKGEVADAEKAAQESA from the coding sequence ATGTCTGAGCATCCCGTGCCTGCGATTCCCGACGCGGGAATCGCGTCCCGTCGtgagggcgaggcgcataGTGCGCCTTCGGACCTTGCGCCCCCAATTGTCTCGGGCAATGTTTTGCCCGAGCATGAGGATGCGGTGCACAGCACCGAGCACACCTCGTACAACTTCCCGGCTGCTGAGAGCACGACCTCGCACTACACTGCGGCTCACAGCAACGACACGCACTacaccgaggccgagcccACGCTGAACAACACCGAgcgtgagcagctcgagacggaGACCCGTGCCGCGCACAATCTGCCCGCCCCTATCGTCTTCTCCGACCTGTACTCGACGCAGGGTGCCGCCTCGAACGTCACCCAGCTCCCGGacggcacgcgcgaggcggaaAACAACGGATACACCTCGCTCGCCTACAGCATCCCGGCCGACACCGAgatccgcgccgcgcccgagacgacgcacgtcgaggGCGTCGCACCGGCGCTCCCTTCGCACACCGCACcgctcgtcgatgcgcaccACGACCGCCCAGTGGACTTTTTGCCCGAGTCCCAGGTGCAGTCGCGCATCCCTttcgacacgctcgacccGGAGGGCGCGCGTGAGCTCTCGGACCGCATTTCGGAcacggagcgcacgctccagcgcgaggaggcTGACGGGGGCGACCCCGAGAAGCAGTCTTGGGGCACCGCCGACCCTTTCGACACGGAGAACCGCTTCTCCCTGGAACAgttcctgcgcgagcagctcgaggcccgccgcgagcgcggcaaggACCCGCGCCAGATGGGCCTTGCTTTCCGCAACCTGAACGTGACGGGCTACGGTATCGGCGCCAAGTTCAACAGCACCCTCGGCTCCGTCCTCTCGGCGCCCGTACGCATGATCACCGACTTCAAGGGCATTTTCAAGAAGGACGTCAAGCATATTCTCAAGGGCATCGACGGTTGCGTCAAGCCGGGTGAGATGCTTCTCGTGCTTGGCCGCCCCGGTAGCGGTAGCACGACGCTGCTCAAGTCGCTCTGCTCGTACCGCGACGGTTACCGCAGCATCGAGGGCGAGGTCCTCTACGAGGGCTTTGACCACAAGGCCATCGACCACGCCCTGCGTGGTGAGGTTGTGTACGCGCCGGAAGACGACGTGCACTTTGGTACTCTCTCTGTCAAGAACACGCTCGACTttgccgccgcctcgcgcacgccgcgctcggaATTCCGTGTGACGGGCGACGCGAAGGactcgcgccgcagctaCATTGGCATGGTCACCGAGGTGATCGCGACCGTGCTCGGTCTGCGCCACACCTACAACACCAAGGTCGGTAACGACCTGATCCGCGGTGTCTCGGGTGGTGAGCGCAAGCGTGTCAGTAtcggcgaggtgcttgcATCGCACGCGCGCATCATCATGTTTGACAACTCCTCGCGTGGTCTCGACTCTTCGACCGCGCTCGAGTTcatccaggcgctgcgcatcacGACCGACGTCGGCAACACGACCACCATCTCGAGTATCTACCAGGCCGGTGAGTCGCTCTCGAACCTCTTCGACAAGGTCATCGTGCTGAACAAGGGCCACTGCGCCTACTTCGGCCCGATGCACAAGGCCGCCGACTACTTCAAGTCCATCGGTTACCTCccgcacgagcgccagaCCACGTCCGACTTCCTCGTCGGCTGCACGGATCCCGTCGGTCGTCGCCTCAACCCGGACTTTAAGGAGATCCCGCTCagcggtgcgcagcaggctGCTGCCTTCCGCGCCTCGGAGATCGGCCGTGCGaaccgcgccgaggtcgacgccTACATGGCGGAGATGCAGCAGCACTCTTCGAAGGAGTCCCGCAACGAATACGTCAgtgacgtgcgcgagcagcgtacgcgccgcgctcgcaaGGGCTCGCGTTACATGCTCTCGTGGCCCCAGCAGGTCCGTCTCGCGATCAagcgtcgtgcgcagaTTGCGTGGGGTGATGCGGGCACGGCCATCATCATGGCCTGTGCCTCGCTTTTCCAGGCTTTGATTATCGGTTCCGTGTACTACAACATGCAGGACAATACCTCGGCGCTCTTCTCGCGCAGCGGTGTCATCTTCTTTGCGCTTCTCTACAACTCGTTCTCCGCCATGGCCGAGGTGCCGAACAGCTACGCGCAGCGCCCTGTCGTTATTCGCCAGCAGCGCTTCGGTATGCTTCACCCGTCTGCAGATGCAATCGGTaacgcgctcctcgacatTCCCGTCCGCTCGCTGAGTATGACGGCGTTTGTTGTGGTCTTGTACTTCCTTTCGAACTtgtcgcgcgacgcaggcaAGTTCTTCATCTTCTACTTCACCACGATGCTCATCACCTTTACGATGGTTGCCTTCTTCCGCATGGTCACGTCGATCACGCGCTCGGTCGCTATTGCTACGATGGTCGCCGGTCTTGTGGTTATTGACTGCGCTCTGTACGCCGGTTATGCCATTCCCCGCCCGTCGATGGTGATCTGGTGGCGCTGGCTCTCGTACTGCAATCCCATCTCGTTTGGTTTCGAGGTGCTAATGACGAACGAGTACCGCGGCAAGGTCATGAAGTGTACCCCGAACCAGACTTTCCCGCCGCGCCCAGATGCTCAGCCGGAGAACCAAGTGTGTGCTGTGGCCGGTGCCAAGCCGGGTCAGCTGAACTTGAACGCTTCCGACTACGCTTTCGCGCAGTACGGCTACAAGTGGGAGAGTGCGCACCGCAACGTTGGTATCATTATCGGTTTCTGGATCTTCTTCCTGATTCTGTACATGATCGGCTCCGAGTTCCAGACGGACCCCGCGGCGTCGGGTGGTGTGATGGTGTTCAAGCGTGGCACCATCAGCCGctcggagctcgaggaagCTGAGGCCCGTGCCGAGAGCGCCATTCCTGTCGACTCGACAGTCGACTCGgagacgctcgacaagCAGCAGTCCGAGAAGTTCAAGGGCATGCTCGACGTTTCCGACGAGACCTTCAGCTGGGAGCACGTCAACTTCGATGTGATGATCAAGGGCAACCCGCGCCGTCTGCTCAACGACGTCTCGGGCTTTGTCGCCCCGGGCAAGATGACCGCGCTGATGGGTGAGAGTGGTGCCGGTAAGACGACGCTGCTCAacgtgcttgcgcagcgctcggATGTCGGTGTCGTTGGCGGTGACTTCTTCGTCAACGGCCGTGACCTCCCGCGTTCGTTCCAGGCCGACACGGGCTACTGTCAGCAGCAGGATGTGcatcttgcgcagcagacggttcgcgaggcgctgcaatTCTCTGCGATGCTCCGCCAGTCGCGCGAGACGCCCAAGGAGGACCGTCTTGCATACGTCGAGACGGTCATTGAACTGCTCGAGATGCAGTCGTTCTCCGAGGCGCTTGTTGGTGAGGTGGCCGAGGGCCTGaatgtcgagcagcgcaagcgtctGACGATTGGTGTGGAGCTTGCTGCGAAGCCGAGTCTGCTGCTGTTCTTGGACGAGCCTACGTCGGGTCTGgatgcgcaggccgcgTGGTCGATTGTGCGCTTCCTGAAGAAGCTGGCGAACGAAGGCCAGGCGATCCTGTGTACGATCCACCAGCCGAGTGGTGAGCTGTTTAACCAGTTTGACCGTCTGCTGCTCCTGCAGAAGGGCGGTAAGACTGCATACTtcggcgagctgggcgaGAACTCCATGACGCTGATCAAGTACTTTGAGGAGCGCAGCGGAGTGAAGTGTGAGGAGAACGCGAACCCCGCCGAGTATATGCTTGATGTGATCGGTGCCggtgcgacggcgacgactGATAAGGACTGGTACCAACTGTACCGCGAGAGCCCCCAGTACGCTGAGATGCAGGAGCAGCTCAAGCGCATTGCTGCTCTCAAGCACAACGACCAGGGCATCTCCAAGGAGGAGTCCGCGCGCATGAACCGCGAGTACGCGCAGCCCTTCATGGTGCAGCTGAGCCGCGTTACGCGCCGTGTCTTCCTTGCTTACTGGCGTGACCCGACCTACCTTGGTGCCAAGCTGTTCCTCAACATCTTTGGTGGTCTCTTTATCGGATCGAGTTTCTGGGGCCAGGGCCAAAAGTACAGCTCAGCTGCGCTGCAGAACAAGCTTTTCGCTACGTTCATGTCGCTCGTCTTGTCAACCTCGCTCTcccagcagctgcagccTGTTTTCCTTGTGTACCGCAACATCTTCGAGGTGCGTGAGCGCCCGTCGAAGCTGTACTCCTGGCCCGTTTTCCTGATTGGTTGTGCGCTTGTCGAGATCCCGTGGAACATCCTCGGTGGTACGCTCTTCTGGGTGCCCTGGTACTTCATGGTCGGCTTTGGTAACGAGGGCACCCGTGCTGGCTACAGCTGGGGTCTGTACATGCTCTTCCAGCTCTACTTCTGTGGTTTCGCCCAGGCTGTCGCTACGGTTGCGCCGAACGCGATGATCGCCTCGATCCTTTTCTCGACCTTCTTCTCGTTCGTGATTGTGTTCTGTGGTGTGGtgcagccgccgccgcagctgcCCTACTTCTGGCGCAAGTGGATGTACCCCCTGTCGCCCTTCACCTATATTGTGGAGGGTATGCTCGGCAACGCGGTGCACGACAAGCCCGTGATTTGCGAGCCCAGGGAGCTCAACATGGTTATCCCCCCGCCTGGCCAGTCGTGCGATTCCTACCTCCAGCCCTTTTCGTACCCCCTGGATGTTACGCCGCCCAACCCCAACTCGATGGGCTACTACGTGCAGCGTCCCGACGGCAACTGCGATGTttgctcgatgcgccgtGGTGAGGACTACCTCCGGTCGATTGAGATGAACTCGGACAACCGCTTCCGTGATCTGGGTATTCTGTGTGCCTACATCGCCTTCAACTTCGCGCTGATCTTCTTCATGTACTACATATTCCGCGTGCACCGCTGGAAGTCAAACAAGATCAAGCCTCCGAAGGAGAAAAAGAGCAAGGGCAAGAAGGGTGAGGTGGCCGACGCCGAAAAGGCCGCTCAAGAGTCTGCGTAA